One Gimesia sp. DNA segment encodes these proteins:
- a CDS encoding pitrilysin family protein: MGKQLIQTHRFPNGLTLVTESMPDVQSAAFTIMVPGGSIYDPPDKHGTASILADLISRGAGEYDSQQLSSALDNLGVQRHEGVSNAHITFTGATLADKIGETLKIYAHIIREPHLPEDQFDASRAGVAQALLSVEDDARQKALVELKRRAFPAPWGLPSDGELAHLAGITIDDVRTHYNAGFHPDDTIIGIAGNIDFDEVRDLIESLFGDWEPSAGREEPALDFPTEKTFFTEQETTQTHLGVAYDAVPYGHPDYYTAWAAVGILSGGMSARLFTEVREKRGLCYTVSASLVGMPGIGRVLCYAGTTSERAQETLDVTLHELQRLGEGIDISELERCKARAKSSLIMSQESTSSRAASIARDWFYLKHITTLDQIHDEIQQLTTDRILGYVHAHPAANFTVLTIGPKPLEVPRDLS, from the coding sequence ATGGGCAAACAACTGATTCAAACGCATCGTTTTCCAAACGGGCTGACACTGGTGACCGAGTCGATGCCCGACGTCCAGTCGGCCGCATTCACGATCATGGTCCCCGGCGGCAGCATTTACGATCCCCCCGACAAACACGGCACCGCCAGCATCCTCGCCGATCTGATCTCCCGCGGAGCAGGGGAGTACGACAGCCAGCAGCTCTCCAGTGCCCTCGACAACCTCGGCGTTCAGCGACACGAAGGCGTCTCCAACGCCCACATCACCTTCACCGGGGCAACCCTCGCGGACAAGATCGGCGAAACCCTCAAAATCTATGCCCATATCATTCGTGAGCCACATCTGCCCGAGGACCAGTTCGATGCCTCCCGCGCCGGCGTCGCTCAGGCCCTCTTGTCGGTCGAAGACGATGCCCGGCAGAAAGCACTCGTCGAACTCAAACGCCGCGCCTTTCCCGCTCCCTGGGGACTTCCCAGTGACGGCGAACTCGCGCACCTGGCAGGCATCACCATCGATGATGTCCGCACCCATTACAATGCAGGCTTCCATCCCGACGACACTATCATCGGAATCGCCGGCAACATCGACTTCGACGAAGTCCGCGATCTCATCGAAAGCCTCTTCGGCGACTGGGAACCCAGTGCCGGCCGCGAAGAACCCGCTCTGGATTTCCCGACCGAGAAAACCTTCTTCACCGAACAGGAAACCACCCAGACACACCTCGGCGTCGCTTATGACGCCGTCCCCTACGGCCATCCCGACTATTACACCGCCTGGGCCGCCGTCGGCATCCTCAGTGGCGGCATGAGCGCCCGCCTGTTTACCGAAGTCCGCGAAAAGCGGGGGCTCTGCTACACCGTCTCCGCCTCGCTCGTCGGCATGCCGGGCATCGGGCGTGTCCTCTGTTACGCAGGCACCACCTCCGAACGGGCCCAGGAAACACTCGACGTCACGCTCCACGAACTCCAGCGACTCGGCGAAGGCATCGACATCTCCGAACTCGAACGCTGTAAGGCCCGCGCCAAAAGCTCGCTGATCATGTCGCAGGAATCGACATCTTCCCGCGCTGCTTCGATCGCCCGCGACTGGTTCTATCTCAAACATATTACGACCCTCGATCAGATTCACGACGAAATTCAGCAGCTCACGACCGACCGAATTCTTGGTTATGTCCACGCTCATCCCGCCGCCAATTTCACCGTCTTAACGATCGGCCCCAAACCGCTGGAGGTGCCCCGTGATCTTTCATGA